In Fusobacterium periodonticum ATCC 33693, the following are encoded in one genomic region:
- a CDS encoding metallophosphoesterase family protein, translating into MKIVHCSDLHLGKKVSGNREYVKKRYEDFFSAFENFIAKVREINPDVCIIAGDIFDKKEISPDILSKTENLFKELRANVKKEVIAIEGNHDNSKTLEDSWLEYLHEQSLLKVFYFNKNFEEENYLKIEDINFYPIGYPGFMIDEALTKISAKLNSDEKNIVIVHTGISAGENTLPGLVSTSILDLFKDKAIYVAGGHIHSFSTYPKEKPFFFVPGSLEFSNVQNERSDRKGFILFDTDSLEHEFIELNHRKRVQKNFIYNNSTNIEDEFEAFVKELNLSGEEILVVSMGIKNYEYINLETLEKIAENSGALKTHIIIKNILSIGNSEEGNSDLSIEELEKNLIADWNISNIEKFSENFTELKELFSNGDKDSFLELFDKTLEVNEDDNQKSKT; encoded by the coding sequence ATGAAAATAGTGCATTGTTCAGATTTACATCTAGGTAAAAAAGTCAGTGGAAATAGAGAATATGTAAAAAAAAGATATGAAGATTTTTTTTCTGCCTTTGAAAACTTTATTGCTAAGGTAAGAGAAATAAATCCTGATGTTTGCATAATTGCTGGGGATATTTTTGATAAGAAAGAAATAAGCCCTGACATACTTTCTAAAACTGAAAATTTATTTAAAGAATTAAGAGCCAATGTAAAAAAAGAAGTGATAGCCATAGAAGGAAACCATGATAATTCAAAGACTTTAGAAGATTCTTGGTTAGAGTATTTACATGAACAATCTCTTTTAAAAGTTTTCTATTTCAATAAAAATTTTGAAGAAGAAAACTACTTAAAAATAGAAGATATAAATTTTTATCCTATTGGCTATCCTGGTTTTATGATAGATGAAGCTTTAACTAAAATTTCTGCAAAGCTAAATTCTGATGAAAAGAACATAGTTATAGTCCACACAGGAATTTCAGCTGGAGAAAATACTCTTCCTGGCTTAGTTTCAACTTCTATACTAGATTTATTTAAAGATAAAGCCATATATGTTGCAGGTGGGCATATACATTCTTTTTCAACTTATCCAAAGGAAAAACCTTTCTTTTTTGTTCCAGGGTCTTTGGAGTTTTCTAATGTACAAAATGAAAGATCAGATAGAAAGGGCTTTATTCTATTTGATACTGATAGTTTAGAACATGAATTTATAGAGTTAAACCATAGAAAAAGAGTTCAAAAGAACTTTATATACAACAACTCAACAAATATAGAAGATGAATTTGAAGCCTTTGTTAAAGAATTAAACTTAAGTGGTGAAGAAATCTTAGTTGTTTCTATGGGAATAAAGAACTATGAATATATAAATCTTGAAACTCTTGAAAAGATTGCTGAGAATAGTGGAGCTTTAAAAACTCATATAATTATTAAAAATATCCTATCTATTGGAAACAGTGAGGAAGGAAATTCTGATTTAAGCATAGAGGAGCTAGAAAAAAATCTGATAGCTGATTGGAATATCTCAAACATTGAGAAATTTTCTGAAAACTTTACTGAGCTTAAAGAATTATTTTCAAATGGCGATAAAGATAGTTTTTTAGAATTGTTTGACAAAACCTTGGAGGTGAATGAAGATGATAATCAAAAGAGTAAAACTTGA
- a CDS encoding AAA family ATPase: MIIKRVKLENYRSHSNTTVDFSKGVNLILGKNGKGKTSILEAISSVMFNTKDRSGKETGKNFIKFGEKSGKIEIEFTANDGRDYILKTEFFKTKPKRQTLKDLNGIDCEEDIQEKLEELCGIKKGFEETYENIVIAKQNEFINIFKAKPKDREEIFNKIFNTQIYKEMYDKFLKEATDNYTKQIDYLSKDIDSLKENMEDKEEISTLLKDEETLKEKLNADFSKTTEISTKLSNEIKDYETSEINLKNLISNIEDEEDKIKKYSNLLKENIAVAKKAKKAKTIVKENEKSYFEYLETEKKLKGFREIYANLLQEQKLNIQYQNNIEKLELSNKTLKTDIANLEENISKNSEKKDSLDKNIAELKSKEEDLSSKLKEFESLLIKLEDLEKTKKKNSDKHLEKKTEINILEKDLSSKKDLFMPINIEDIEKQLSNFKDLEKELKSLEEQKIIFGTEIYTLKNASNELSFKICPYLKENCENLKDKEADDYFSSKISLKTEAVETLKKTIEEKSRVLAEKSRVEEKEKQYFELDKTIKNLELSLKTEEVNLKEIEVNIKSLDISIQQLIENQEFQDSTSLKEHKKGLEVELKNLNLDEKRENLKNLIESLEIEKEKILRNQGSIENNLKEIDEYSKKIKTDTDKNIENITSEITVFENKLTNLKTPYSEYIENSILAKDLENLLLKVNKSIKELYSLRLNKNSLKEKVFCLEDKIKNIKIDELREKYDVLKEELNEISKKLGSSQEKIENYKKILEKITSQEEKQKKLLNELKKLEDKSNRANLIRNEVGKMGRAISKYMLSGISNIASLNFNKITGRTERIEWSNEEKDKYVLYLVGQERKIAFEQLSGGEQVSVAIAIRGTMTEYFTNSRFMILDEPTNNLDTERKKLLAEYMGEILKNLDQSIIVTHDDTFKEMAEKIIEL; this comes from the coding sequence ATGATAATCAAAAGAGTAAAACTTGAAAATTATCGTTCTCATTCTAATACAACTGTTGATTTTTCCAAGGGAGTAAATCTTATTTTAGGAAAGAATGGGAAGGGAAAAACTTCTATACTTGAAGCTATAAGTTCAGTTATGTTCAATACGAAAGATAGGTCTGGTAAAGAAACAGGAAAAAACTTTATTAAATTTGGTGAAAAATCTGGAAAGATTGAAATAGAATTTACAGCTAATGATGGTAGAGACTATATTTTAAAAACTGAATTTTTTAAAACAAAACCTAAAAGACAAACTTTAAAAGATCTTAATGGAATAGATTGCGAAGAAGATATTCAAGAAAAGCTAGAAGAACTATGTGGAATAAAAAAAGGTTTTGAGGAAACTTATGAAAATATAGTTATTGCTAAGCAAAATGAATTTATAAATATTTTTAAAGCAAAGCCTAAAGATAGAGAAGAAATCTTTAATAAGATTTTTAATACTCAAATCTATAAAGAAATGTATGATAAATTCTTAAAGGAAGCTACAGATAACTATACTAAACAAATTGACTATTTAAGCAAAGATATAGATTCTTTAAAAGAAAATATGGAAGATAAGGAAGAAATTTCTACACTTCTTAAAGATGAAGAAACTTTAAAAGAAAAGCTAAATGCAGATTTTTCTAAAACTACTGAAATAAGCACAAAATTATCAAATGAAATAAAAGACTATGAAACAAGTGAAATAAATTTAAAAAATTTAATTTCTAATATTGAAGACGAAGAAGATAAGATAAAGAAATACTCTAATCTTTTAAAAGAGAACATCGCTGTGGCTAAAAAAGCAAAAAAAGCTAAAACTATAGTTAAAGAAAATGAAAAATCATATTTTGAATACTTAGAAACAGAAAAGAAATTAAAAGGTTTTAGAGAAATCTACGCTAATTTATTGCAAGAACAAAAATTAAATATTCAATATCAAAATAACATAGAAAAATTAGAGCTTTCTAATAAAACTTTAAAGACTGATATTGCTAATTTGGAAGAAAACATCTCTAAAAATTCTGAAAAAAAAGATAGTTTAGATAAAAATATAGCTGAACTTAAAAGTAAAGAAGAAGATTTAAGTTCTAAATTAAAAGAATTTGAAAGTCTTTTAATAAAATTAGAAGATTTAGAAAAAACTAAAAAGAAAAATTCAGATAAGCACTTAGAAAAGAAAACTGAAATCAATATTCTTGAGAAAGATTTATCTTCAAAAAAAGACTTATTTATGCCTATTAATATTGAAGATATTGAAAAACAATTAAGTAATTTTAAAGACTTAGAAAAAGAACTTAAGTCTCTAGAAGAACAAAAAATTATTTTTGGAACTGAAATTTATACATTGAAGAATGCAAGTAATGAGCTTTCTTTTAAGATTTGTCCCTATCTAAAAGAAAATTGTGAAAATCTTAAAGATAAGGAAGCAGATGATTATTTTTCTTCTAAAATTTCTTTAAAAACTGAAGCTGTAGAAACTTTGAAAAAAACTATAGAAGAAAAATCTAGAGTCTTAGCTGAAAAATCTAGAGTTGAAGAAAAGGAAAAACAATATTTTGAGCTTGATAAAACTATAAAGAATTTAGAACTTTCTTTAAAAACTGAAGAAGTGAATCTAAAGGAAATAGAAGTGAATATTAAAAGTTTGGATATAAGTATTCAACAGCTTATTGAAAACCAAGAATTTCAAGATAGTACAAGCTTAAAAGAGCATAAGAAGGGCTTAGAAGTTGAGCTTAAAAATTTAAACTTAGATGAGAAAAGAGAAAATTTAAAAAATCTTATTGAAAGTTTAGAGATTGAAAAAGAAAAGATTTTAAGAAATCAAGGTTCAATAGAAAATAATTTAAAAGAAATTGATGAGTACTCAAAAAAAATAAAAACAGATACAGATAAGAATATTGAAAATATAACATCTGAAATAACAGTTTTTGAAAATAAACTTACCAATTTAAAAACTCCATACAGTGAATATATTGAAAATAGTATCTTAGCAAAAGATTTAGAAAATTTACTTCTAAAAGTAAATAAAAGTATAAAAGAGCTTTATTCTTTAAGACTAAATAAAAACTCATTAAAAGAGAAAGTTTTTTGCTTAGAAGATAAAATCAAAAATATAAAAATAGACGAACTTAGAGAAAAATATGATGTTCTTAAAGAAGAATTAAATGAAATTAGTAAAAAATTAGGTTCATCTCAAGAAAAGATTGAAAACTATAAGAAAATATTAGAAAAAATAACTTCACAAGAAGAAAAACAAAAAAAATTACTTAATGAATTAAAGAAATTGGAAGATAAATCAAATAGAGCAAATTTAATTAGAAATGAAGTAGGAAAAATGGGTAGAGCCATTTCTAAATATATGCTCAGTGGTATTAGTAACATTGCTAGTTTAAATTTCAATAAAATTACGGGAAGAACAGAAAGAATTGAGTGGAGCAATGAAGAAAAAGATAAGTATGTTCTATATTTAGTGGGACAAGAAAGAAAAATTGCCTTTGAGCAATTATCAGGTGGTGAACAAGTTTCTGTTGCAATAGCAATAAGAGGAACAATGACAGAATACTTCACTAACTCTAGGTTTATGATATTAGATGAGCCTACAAACAACTTAGACACTGAAAGAAAAAAATTACTTGCTGAGTATATGGGAGAAATTTTAAAGAATTTAGACCAAAGTATAATAGTTACTCATGATGATACATTTAAAGAAATGGCAGAAAAGATAATAGAATTGTAG
- a CDS encoding epoxyqueuosine reductase QueH, protein MKVNYDLKMEEILKEVTQSGKKKRLLIHSCCGPCSSSVLEYLKEFFQIDIYFYNPNITFDYEYLARMDEQKEMLEKLNYDMNVIEGVYNPKEDFFEKIKGLENEKEGGQRCYSCYDIRIGETAKKAKEEGYDFFSTVLSISPMKNVNYINEIGEKYSKEYDIPFLFADFKKKNRYLRSVQISKELDMYRQEYCGCIFSKVEKEQRDREKAEKEKQEEAKND, encoded by the coding sequence ATGAAAGTAAATTATGATTTAAAAATGGAAGAAATTTTAAAGGAAGTTACTCAGAGTGGAAAGAAAAAAAGATTACTTATTCACTCTTGCTGTGGTCCTTGTAGTTCGTCAGTTTTAGAATATCTAAAAGAATTTTTTCAAATAGATATTTATTTCTATAATCCAAATATAACTTTTGACTATGAATATTTAGCTAGAATGGATGAACAAAAAGAAATGTTAGAAAAACTGAACTATGATATGAATGTTATAGAAGGAGTTTACAATCCAAAGGAAGATTTTTTTGAAAAAATAAAAGGTCTTGAAAATGAAAAAGAAGGTGGACAGAGATGTTATTCTTGTTATGATATAAGAATAGGAGAAACTGCTAAAAAAGCTAAGGAAGAAGGCTATGATTTTTTTAGTACTGTTTTAAGTATAAGTCCAATGAAAAATGTAAACTATATAAATGAGATAGGTGAAAAGTATTCTAAGGAATATGATATACCATTTTTATTTGCAGATTTTAAGAAGAAAAATAGATATTTAAGATCTGTTCAAATTTCTAAGGAATTAGATATGTATAGACAAGAATATTGTGGTTGCATCTTTTCTAAAGTAGAAAAAGAGCAAAGAGATAGAGAAAAAGCAGAAAAAGAAAAACAGGAGGAAGCAAAAAATGACTAG
- a CDS encoding toxin-antitoxin system YwqK family antitoxin — MKKIFIVLMFIFCGLSNFSQAKETKTTLYDEKNFELDFNMKLMMGLTKAENDSKYQKLVNYIDENLISKSEVSYTTNINLKKSLIEVFSENGDLLYKGKISKEITKLLSNNLELARNFSLIANGKWQENDNVFDNLTENVNIKKLNEKVILSVKETAENKYGQTTIIIENILKRELTDSEKKELLNLKEVDLLYRYKKYMESESLKGYDNEKLEIIKEDKNLKMVFERMFKDNKSIKQEIEYADDSRLKGVFRRYEYGILKHETFFETPFTVLVKRYYPNGTLMTEIHYNKGEIDGELKGYYENGKLKYSSSYINGKKNGHYKDFDQNGNLTEERLYENDRFIEQIYGE, encoded by the coding sequence ATGAAAAAGATATTTATAGTTTTGATGTTTATTTTTTGTGGACTATCAAATTTCTCTCAAGCTAAGGAGACAAAAACAACTCTATATGATGAGAAAAATTTTGAACTAGATTTTAATATGAAACTAATGATGGGATTAACTAAAGCTGAGAATGATTCAAAATATCAAAAGTTAGTAAACTATATTGATGAAAATTTAATTTCAAAAAGTGAAGTAAGTTATACGACTAATATAAATCTAAAAAAATCACTCATAGAAGTATTCTCTGAAAATGGAGATTTACTTTATAAAGGTAAAATTTCAAAGGAAATTACTAAGCTTTTGAGCAATAATTTAGAATTAGCGAGAAACTTTTCGCTAATTGCTAATGGAAAATGGCAAGAAAATGATAATGTTTTTGACAACTTAACTGAAAATGTTAATATAAAAAAACTTAATGAAAAAGTAATATTATCAGTTAAAGAAACTGCAGAAAACAAATATGGTCAAACGACTATCATAATAGAAAATATATTAAAAAGAGAATTGACTGATAGTGAAAAGAAAGAACTTTTAAATTTAAAAGAAGTGGACTTACTATATAGATATAAAAAATATATGGAAAGTGAAAGTTTAAAAGGATATGATAATGAAAAATTAGAAATAATAAAAGAAGATAAAAATTTAAAGATGGTTTTTGAAAGAATGTTTAAAGATAATAAAAGCATTAAGCAAGAAATAGAGTATGCTGATGATAGTCGTTTAAAAGGTGTTTTTAGAAGGTATGAATATGGTATATTAAAACATGAAACTTTTTTTGAAACCCCTTTTACAGTCTTGGTTAAAAGATACTATCCTAATGGTACTTTAATGACTGAAATACATTACAATAAAGGTGAAATAGATGGTGAGCTTAAGGGATACTATGAAAATGGGAAGTTAAAATATAGCTCTTCATATATAAATGGGAAAAAAAATGGACATTACAAAGATTTTGATCAAAATGGAAATTTAACTGAAGAAAGATTGTATGAAAATGATAGATTTATCGAGCAAATTTATGGGGAGTAG
- a CDS encoding toxin-antitoxin system YwqK family antitoxin: MRKILIILIFLFISIFSYSADIDFNIRVMMGLTKIEEKDNQKYKKFLNYIDENLAKKGEVKYSYKININRKVVEFFSEKGDILLTENLPKEFLDIVDRSIRVAENKEEIKKTIKNIYEDPYTNVTISKYRESLILFTEQNMVNRGKIKNIMSVVLKRELTDDEKNDLIYLKDNNSDEFFKKYRTYLESETTKTYINDKLEFFQEIRGLTDTAILYKKNEVSKEVLEYTDANRLDAVAKEYKNDRLLKEIFYKNKKIVLEKEYYANGKLAREIPLKNALINGEVKDYYENGKIRSTANFVNGNIDGPLREYNQAGKLIQETLYKNGNKVKKKK, encoded by the coding sequence ATGAGAAAAATTTTAATTATTTTAATATTTTTATTTATTTCTATTTTTTCTTATTCAGCAGATATAGATTTTAATATAAGAGTTATGATGGGATTGACTAAGATAGAAGAAAAAGATAATCAAAAATATAAGAAATTTTTAAATTATATTGATGAAAATTTAGCTAAAAAAGGAGAAGTTAAGTATTCATATAAGATAAATATAAATAGAAAAGTAGTAGAATTTTTTTCTGAGAAGGGAGATATTTTACTTACAGAAAATCTTCCAAAGGAATTTTTAGATATTGTGGATAGGTCTATAAGAGTTGCTGAAAACAAAGAAGAAATAAAAAAAACTATTAAAAATATCTATGAAGATCCATATACTAATGTGACTATAAGTAAATATAGGGAAAGCTTAATCTTATTTACAGAACAAAATATGGTGAATAGGGGTAAAATAAAAAATATTATGTCAGTTGTTCTAAAAAGAGAATTAACAGATGATGAAAAAAATGATTTGATTTATTTGAAAGACAATAATAGTGATGAATTTTTTAAAAAATATAGAACTTATTTAGAAAGTGAAACTACAAAAACTTATATAAATGATAAGTTAGAATTTTTTCAAGAAATTAGAGGCTTAACTGACACAGCTATCCTATATAAGAAAAATGAAGTATCAAAAGAAGTGCTTGAATATACTGATGCTAATCGTTTAGATGCGGTAGCCAAAGAATATAAAAATGATAGATTACTTAAAGAAATATTTTATAAAAATAAAAAGATAGTTTTAGAAAAAGAATATTATGCCAATGGAAAATTAGCAAGAGAAATACCTCTGAAAAATGCTTTAATTAATGGTGAAGTAAAAGATTACTATGAGAATGGAAAAATAAGATCAACTGCTAACTTTGTAAATGGAAATATTGATGGTCCCCTAAGAGAATATAATCAAGCAGGAAAGCTTATTCAAGAAACTTTATATAAAAATGGAAATAAAGTAAAAAAGAAAAAATAA
- a CDS encoding toxin-antitoxin system YwqK family antitoxin: MKKIFIVLTFVFISLLGFADNTNVGVRIPLGEQKVELDPSLKMLMGLTKVENDPKYKKLVDYVEDNLAKKGIVKYSGAINLKKGAMEIFSENGVLLSEEKLPDEFMTMISFPLNFEDDKEKVKKMLKEAYENPTYVTISKNNGKPKIYMERTMGPAEEKIKIIDEVILKRELTEAEKKELLSLENDKLIEKYKSYIESEISKGYQNNKLIMTKEFKNLTETAVMYDKNNSSTKMEIKYKDNSLKNGTARSYTNNKLVQEIVFENSTATLLREYHDNGNLATELPANGEAKIYYENGKVKESVQVKNGKREGIGREYDETGKIIKETLYKNDKEVKKAK; this comes from the coding sequence ATGAAAAAAATTTTTATAGTTTTAACATTTGTTTTTATTAGTTTACTAGGTTTTGCAGATAATACTAATGTAGGTGTAAGAATACCTTTAGGAGAACAAAAAGTTGAATTAGACCCTAGTCTAAAAATGTTAATGGGTTTGACTAAAGTCGAAAATGATCCAAAATATAAAAAATTAGTTGATTATGTTGAAGATAATTTAGCTAAAAAAGGTATCGTAAAATACTCTGGTGCTATAAATTTAAAAAAAGGAGCTATGGAAATTTTTTCAGAAAATGGTGTACTACTAAGTGAAGAAAAACTTCCAGATGAATTTATGACTATGATAAGTTTCCCTTTAAATTTTGAAGACGATAAAGAAAAAGTAAAAAAAATGCTAAAAGAAGCTTATGAAAATCCTACTTATGTTACTATTAGTAAAAATAATGGAAAACCTAAAATTTATATGGAAAGAACTATGGGACCTGCAGAAGAAAAAATAAAAATTATAGACGAAGTTATATTAAAAAGAGAGCTAACAGAAGCTGAAAAGAAGGAATTATTAAGTTTAGAAAATGATAAGCTAATAGAAAAATATAAATCTTATATTGAAAGTGAAATTTCAAAAGGATATCAAAATAATAAATTAATTATGACTAAAGAATTTAAAAACTTAACAGAAACTGCTGTTATGTATGATAAGAATAATAGTTCTACGAAAATGGAAATAAAATACAAAGATAATAGCTTAAAAAATGGAACTGCAAGATCTTATACTAATAATAAGTTAGTACAAGAAATAGTTTTTGAAAATTCTACAGCTACATTACTAAGAGAATACCATGATAATGGTAATTTAGCTACTGAATTACCTGCTAATGGAGAGGCTAAAATTTATTATGAAAATGGAAAAGTTAAAGAATCTGTTCAAGTTAAAAATGGAAAAAGAGAAGGTATAGGAAGAGAATATGACGAAACAGGTAAAATAATTAAAGAAACTTTATATAAAAATGACAAGGAAGTAAAAAAAGCCAAATAA
- a CDS encoding esterase/lipase family protein: MNYRIALIHGFFRNYKDMEELENNLMNMGYTVDNLNFPLTFPRIEMSIEILKKYLLSLKEKKINKQNEIVLIGFGFGGVLIRETLKLEEVSGIVDKIVLLSSPINDSTLHRRLKRTFPFIDLIFKPLAIYSKTRRDRRRFDKDIEVGLIIGRESSGFFGKWLGDYNDGYIEMKDVAFPAAKDKILIPITHNELNKRIGTARYIHNFIAKGKFRLE; encoded by the coding sequence ATGAACTATAGAATAGCACTAATACATGGTTTTTTTAGAAATTATAAAGATATGGAAGAGTTAGAAAATAACCTTATGAATATGGGTTACACAGTGGATAATTTGAATTTCCCACTAACTTTTCCTCGTATTGAGATGTCAATAGAAATCTTGAAGAAGTATCTTCTGTCTTTAAAAGAGAAAAAAATTAATAAGCAAAATGAAATTGTATTAATAGGATTTGGTTTTGGTGGAGTTTTGATAAGAGAAACTTTAAAATTAGAAGAAGTGAGTGGGATAGTTGATAAGATAGTATTATTATCTTCACCAATTAATGATTCTACACTACATAGAAGATTAAAAAGAACTTTTCCTTTTATTGACTTAATTTTTAAACCACTTGCTATCTACTCTAAAACAAGAAGAGATAGAAGAAGATTTGACAAAGATATAGAAGTTGGACTTATAATAGGGAGAGAAAGTTCAGGTTTTTTTGGAAAATGGCTAGGTGATTACAACGATGGATATATAGAAATGAAAGATGTTGCTTTTCCAGCTGCTAAGGATAAGATACTAATTCCTATCACTCATAATGAACTAAATAAGAGAATAGGAACTGCTAGATACATACATAATTTTATTGCAAAGGGGAAATTTAGATTAGAGTAA